One stretch of Rhizoctonia solani chromosome 8, complete sequence DNA includes these proteins:
- a CDS encoding endo-beta-1,4-xylanase translates to MVQSHYTIVACALLAISPALVTAQSGLRGLHRLAKAKGRYFGTATDQLWTNTDSAYLALTGNSSEFGVNTPGNQQKWDATEKTRNVFSFTNADYQVAWAKNHSQAILWHSQLPSWVSSGGFDNATLISIMQNHISKVAGHFKGQLYAWDVVNEAFEENGSYRNSVFYNTIGPAFIPIALRAARAADPTAKLYLNDYNTDWRGSKSDAYYNLAKSLLAQGVPLDGIGFQGHLIVNSFERTVQENFKRFADLGLEIAITELDIRMTLPATEKLLQDQAENYAYIVKSCLAISKCVGITTWDTSDDYSWIPSVNPGQGAALLFDGNKKPKPAYYSVADALAAATVSSDRTNLAHISANILGALFKLYSIQLHTFFPIIPQLMVFSNKKLALSVLAAVAVQTVQGVAVWGQCGGSNWMGGTTCDAGSYCKYQNDYYSQCVPGTASTTAGATGTTSIASTTTTSSAATATATGLRGLHALAKAKGRYFGTATDQLWNNNDAAYLAITGNNWVKSVNEFGANTPGNQQKWDATEKTRNVFTYTNGDYQVAWAKNHSQIVRGHTLVWHSQLASWVSSGGFDNATLVSIVQNHIANVAGHYKGQVYAWDVVNEMFNEDGTWRTSVFYNTIGPSYVAIALRAARAADPTAKLYLNDYNIEWTGAKSDAMYNLAKDLLAQGVPLDGIGFQGHLIVNSFYRTFQANFERFAALGLDVALTELDIRYALPATDALITAQAENYKYVTNACLAVSRCVGITVWDTSDDYSWVPSTFPGQGEALLFDKNKQPKPAYYSVADALAAATVKGTWA, encoded by the exons ATGGTACAATCTCACTACACGATAGTTGCGTGCGCACTCCTTGCTATCTCACCTGCCCTTGTGACAGCACAGTCTGGTCTGCGTGGACTTCATCGTCTTGCAAAGGCCAAAGGCCGGTACTTCGGTACCGCTACTGATCAACTCTGGACTAATACTGACTCTGCCTACCTAGCACTCACCGGAAA CTCAAGCGAATTTGGAGTCAATACACCAGGGAACCAACAAAAGTGGGATGCGACCGAGAAAACTAGGAATGTGTTTTCTTTTACCAACGCAGACTACCAAGTCGCATGGGCTAAGAACCACAGCCAAGCCATAC TTTGGCATAGTCAATTGCCCTCTTGGGTCTCTAGCGGCGGTTTCGACAACGCGACTTTGATTTCAATAATGCAGAATCACATTTCAAAAGTTGCTGGGCA TTTCAAGGGCCAGCTGTACGCCTG GGATGTAGTAAACGAAGCATTCGAAGAAAATGGGTCCTACCGTAATAGTGTGTTCTACAATACCATTGGCCCAGCATTTATCCCGATTGCCCTCCGTGCTGCTCGTGCGGCAGACCCTACTGCAAAGCTGTACCTA AACGACTATAATACCGATTGGAGAGGAAGCAAGAGTGACGCATATTATAACCTTGCCAAAAGTCTACTAGCGCAGGGTGTCCCCCTTGATGGCATAGGATTCC AGGGACACTTGATCGTAAATAGCTTTGAGCGCACGGTCCAAGAGAACTTCAAGCGTTTCGCGGATCTGGGGCTTGAAATCGCGATCACAGAACTGGATATCCGGATGACACTTCCAGCTACCGAAAAACTGCTCCAAGATCAAGCAGAAAactacgcatatattgtCAAGTCTTGCCTTGCCATTTCTAAATGTGTTGGAATTACGACCTGGGATACCAGTGATGAT TATTCCTGGATTCCTTCTGTGAACCCGGGACAAGGCGCTGCACTCCTCTTTGAtgggaacaagaagcctaAACCGGCGTACTATTCTGTTGCTGATGCTCTTGCTGCGGCTACCGTCTCGA GCGACCGCACTAATCTCGCACACATATCGGCCAACATACTCGGGG CGCTATTCAAGCTCTATTCTATCCAACTTCATACATTCTTTCCTATCATTCCTCAATTGATGGTTTTCTCTAACAAGAAGCTGGCGCTGAGCGTCCTAGCTGCCGTGGCCGTTCAAACTGTACAGGGCGTTGCTGTTTGGGGACAATGTGGC GGCTCAAACTGGATGGGGGGCACTACTTGCGATGCCGGAAGCTATTGCAAGTACCAGAATGATT ACTATTCGCAGT GTGTTCCCGGTACCGCTTCAACCACCGCAGGAGCCACAGGTACAACCTCCATTGCCTCAACAACCACAACATCCAGTGCTGCCACTGCTACGGCAACTGGCCTCCGAGGCTTGCACGCACTTGCCAAGGCAAAAGGTCGGTACTTTGGTACAGCCACCGACCAACTTTGGAACAATAATGATGCTGCTTACTTGGCTATTACCGGCAA TAATTGGGTTAAAAGCGTCAACGAATTCGGGGCCAACACCCCAGGGAATCAACAAAAATGGGATGCAACAGAGAAGACCCGAAATGTATTCACATATACGAATGGAGACTACCAAGTCGCATGGGCGAAGAACCATAGTCAAATTGTGAGAGGCCATACGCTTG TATGGCATAGCCAGCTTGCATCATGGGTTTCTAGTGGTGGATTCGACAACGCGACCTTAGTTTCTATTGTGCAGAACCATATTGCGAACGTTGCGGGACA CTATAAGGGCCAAGTTTATGCTTG GGATGTTGTCAATGAAATGTTCAACGAAGATGGAACCTGGCGTACCAGCGTGTTTTATAACACCATCGGACCCTCTTACGTCGCCATTGCCCTCCGTGCCGCGCGCGCTGCTGATCCAACTGCCAAACTTTATCTT AACGACTACAACATTGAATGGACCGGCGCCAAGTCCGATGCAATGTATAATCTCGCAAAGGACCTACTTGCACAGGGCGTCCCCCTTGATGGCATAGGATTCC AGGGACATCTGATCGTCAACTCATTCTACCGTACCTTCCAGGCCAACTTTGAACGCTTCGCGGCCCTCGGACTGGATGTAGCCCTCACGGAACTCGACATTCGCTACGCACTCCCCGCGACCGATGCCCTTATCACAGCCCAAGCGGAGAATTACAAGTACGTCACAAATGCCTGCTTGGCTGTCTCTCGCTGCGTTGGAATTACGGTTTGGGATACCAGCGACGAT TATTCTTGGGTCCCTTCAACGTTCCCTGGTCAAGGCGAAGCTCTCCTCTTCGATAAGAACAAGCAACCCAAGCCTGCGTATTATTCGGTTGCCGATGCATTGGCCGCTGCGACCGTTAAAGGTACCTGGGCTTGA
- a CDS encoding ubiquitin-conjugating enzyme E1 — MSTAALDSNSQWDGRWSHVDQLLDRPGPRTDEAFAPDAAKEFLRDKCKVLVIGAGGLGCEILPNLALLGFKDIHVIDMDTIDVSNLNRQFLFRPKDVGRPKAVVAAEYVMNRVPGVNVTPYYGKIQDKDDDYYMQFTLVICGLDSVEARRWINATLVNLVDNDNPESLKPLIDGGTEGFKGQARVIFPTVTSCYECSLDMLNKPTAFPICTIANTPRLPEHCIEWASVLEWPRVHGDKKMDSDDPEHIGWLYQTASARAKEFKIDGVTWSLTQGVVKNIIPAIASTNAIIADVVTIGEASCCNEALKIVTSCAPYLNNYFMMIGTEGVYSYTFEHEQRKDCPVCGGEVLDVAVSSEWTVERFIEWLQEKQDVQIKKPSLSSGGKNIYLQAPPQLEQATRPNLEKKLSELVSNGGDITVTATTLPFNLTLRVNYTSS; from the exons ATGTCAACAGCGGCGCTAGACTCAAACTCACAATGGGATGGGAGATGGAGCCACGTAGATCAGCTGTTAGATCGCCCCGGGCCTAGGACAGATGAGGCATTTGCCCCCGACGCG GCAAAAGAATTCTTGCGAGACAAATGCAAGGTACTGGTAATCGGTGCTGGTGGGCTCGGCTGCGAAATTCTTCCCAATCTCGCGTTGCTGGGTTTCAAGGACATCCACGTAATTGACATGGATACGATTGATGTCAGCAATCTAAATAGGCAGTTCTTATTTCG TCCCAAGGATGTCGGAAGACCGAAGGCTGTGGTAGCAGCAGAATATGTGATGAACCGAGTTCCTGGGGTCAATGTCACTCC GTACTACGGAAAGATTCAAGATAAGGATGATGACTATTACATGCAATTCACACTCGTAATATGTGGCTTGGATTCTGTGGAAGCTCGAAGGTGGATCAATGCGACGCTGGTTAACCTTGTGGACAATGATAATCCAGAAAGCTTGAAGCCTTTGATTGATGGTGGGACTGAAG GGTTCAAGGGCCAGGCCCGAGTTATTTTTCCAACGGTCACCTCCTGCTATGAGTGTTCCCTAGACATGCTAAACAAGCCAACAGCATTCCCTATTTGCACGATTGCCAATACACCTCGGCTCCCAGAGCACTGTATCGAGTGGGCTAGTGTTCTTGAGTGGCCTCGAGTCCATGGAG ACAAGAAGATGGATAGTGACGATCCAGAACACATTGGGTGGCTATATCAAACAGCATCCGCTCGTGCTAAAGAGTTCAAAATTGATGGTGTGACATGGTCATTAACGCAAGGTGTGGTCAAAAACATCATTCCAGCCATTGCGTCCACAAACGCCATAATTGCCG ATGTAGTAACCATCGGGGAAGCATCGTGTTGTAACGAAGCGTTGAAGATCGTGACGAGCTGTGCCCCGTATTTGAACAATTATTTCATGATGATAGGAACGGAAGGTGTATATTCCTACACGTTTGAGCACGAACAACGGAAGGATTGTCCCGTATGTGGCGGAGAGGTTCTGGATGTGGCGGTCAGCAGCGAGTGGACCGTAGAACGTTTTATTGAATGGCTTCAAGAAAAGCAGGATGT CCAAATCAAGAAACCGAGCTTATCATCGGGCGGTAAGAACATTTATCTCCAGGCTCCTCCACAGTTGGAGCAAGCGACCCGTCCCAACCTCGAGAAGAAATTGTCAGAATTGGTGTCCAATGGTGGCGATATAACTGTGACTGCGACAACCCTTCCTTTCAACCTAACTCTCAGGGTCAACTATACTAGCTCATAA
- a CDS encoding integrase core domain protein — protein MSCTTKDTTWKWDTKEQEAFQGLKDAVTNAPVLCHADPAKPYFLETDASGAALGSILSQRQEDGCLHPLGFLLESFKGAKQNYNTHDKELLAIIRSFEYWQIFLEGTVHPITVFTNHRNLEYCKESRTFNCCHARWHLLLAGYNFQIVYRPGKQSSKPDALSRRADHANIPPADQTMLPIPVFANVALVTPEKELQRQIESSLDQDKSLEEILQFLQNESKAPPSIKRAFKDYEMEAGLLFYQGQIVVPDVGTLRTDLLRIFHNSPLAGHPGRQRTLELVSRNYYWPGIQSDTYWHVDSCEMCQRIRKPKYASIPPQPLELPVRPWQHVSYNMIVNLPKDRSNDSILVIVDSFTKYGIFVKCSKKLKAPELAELFLENVWKRHGMPEKTISNRGRVFNNKFLRALYKCLGIDPHFSLAYHPQSNGQTEQVNPSIEHFLRAYSGINQRDWTKWLPMAEFAYNNAVHSSTGKTPFKALYGWEPTLTPSNIPMDVPEADDLAQTMEAQWKEVESALRQSKQRMTAREDGSPIEFKIGEEAWLDAKNVNLKTLSPKLTEQRLGPFKVIEKISDRAYRLELPPTMQIHDVFYVGLLSKVKRDKKRSFENRPPPVTVDGEEEYKVEGITDAKERNGKWFFRVKWKGYGSKENTWEPRENLKNAEKILEKYEKEMKKKALGAAKALRGGAVS, from the exons atgtcgtgcaccact aAAGACACAacctggaaatgggatacaaaggaacaagaagcgtTCCAAGGATTAAAGGACGCCgttaccaacgccccggtaCTCTGCCACGCGGACCCTGCCAAACCTTACTTTCTGGAGACGGATGCTTCCGGTGCAGCACTAGGTTCCATATTGagccaacgccaggaagatgGTTGTCTACATCCCTTAGGCTTCTTgttggaatcattcaaaggtgccaaacagaactacaacacccatgacaaggagctccttgcaatcatccgctcctttgagtattggcaaatcttcctggaaggaacggTCCACCCCATAACGGTATTCACCAACCACAGGAACCTAGAATACTGCAAAGAATCCCGGACCTTCAACTGTTGTCATGCAAGGTGGCACCTCTTACTAGCAGgctacaatttccaaatagtctaccGTCCTGGCAAGCAGTCCagcaaaccagatgccctatCCCGTCGTGCTgaccatgccaacattccgCCTGCGGACCAAACCATGCTGCCCATccctgtatttgccaacgttgcctTAGTCACACCAGAGAAAGaactacaacgccagatcgAGTCATCCCtggaccaagacaaatcaCTGGAGGAGATTCTCCAATTCCTACAGaacgagtccaaggcacctccctccatcaaacgcgcattcaaggattacgaGATGGAGGCCGGTttactcttctaccaaggacaaattgtagtCCCAGACGTCGGAACACTAAGAACGGATCTACTGcgcatcttccacaacagcccaCTAGCAGGACATCCCGGCAGACAACGCACCCTAGAGCTAgtatcaaggaactactactggcctggcatccaaTCCGACACGTATTGGCACGTAGACTCCTGCGAAATGTGTCAGCGGATCAGAAAGCCCAAGTATGCGtctatcccacctcagccgCTTGAACTCCCCGtcagaccctggcaacatgtgtcttacaacatgatagtgAATCTACCCAAGGACAGAAGCAACGACTCAATCCTAGTAATTGTTGATAGCTTTACAAAGTACGGGATATTTGTAAAATGTTCCAAAAAACTGAAGGCACCTGAGCTAGCGGAACTGTTCCTGGaaaacgtatggaaacgTCACGGCATGCCGGAAAAGACCATATCCAACAGAGGCagggtcttcaataataAATTCCTGAGGGCCCTGTACAAAtgccttggcattgacccacacttctccttggcataTCACCCTCAGAGCAACGGCCAGACGGAACAAGTCAATCCTTCTATTGAACACTTTCTAAGGGCCTATTCGGGGATtaaccaacgggactggactaagtggctaccaatggcggaatttgcatacaacaatgctgTGCACAGCAGCACTGGGAAAActcctttcaaggccttatacggatgggaacccaccttaaccCCGTCAAATATACCAATGGACGTCCCCGAGGCAGATGaccttgcccagacaatggaggcacaatggaaggaagtggaatcggcactccggcaatctaagcaacgCATGACGGCCAGGGAAGATGGAAGCCCAATAGAATtcaagattggagaagaagcttggctggacgccaaaaacgtcaacctcaaaaccttaaGTCCCAAACTtacagaacaacgcttaggaCCCTTTAAGGTTATTGAGAAGATCTCCGACCGggcctaccgcctagaactccctcCAACTATGCAAATACATGATGTCTTTTATGTAGGGCTACtgtctaaagtcaaaagggacaagaagcgcTCCTTCGAAAATCgccccccaccagtcaccgtggacggagaagaggaatacaaggtggaagggatcacTGATGCCAAGGAAAGaaacggaaaatggttcttccgagtcaaatggaagggatatgggtccaaggaaaacacatgggagccccgagaaaacttgaaaaacgccgaaaaaattttagaaaaatacgaaaaagaaatgaaaaagaaggccctcggcgctgccaaggcccttagagggggggcagtgtcgtag
- a CDS encoding Retrotransposon-derived protein PEG10: protein MEPELSPTALLEAITALTATVGSLQDQIRAQSQQITELRAICKETADLLGDKDQGVPQTKPGPSTGPVTPPTHTGGEAHTPGTVRPGLKAPFRPSRGTGFDSEEDKEPRRPKKEPQGTPRRHLGSLTPFDAGSSVKRPKMDLPDPYKGDTRGRKATQWLDQMMLWVALHRDQFDKEEQMVVWILYHMTNKAADWALPIIGAIIKGEGNTPTTIQALTAKFKEAFADPNAKQAAARKIAVLSQTTTTSEYVTEFRNLMAELDWNEEAYIAQFTRGLHWKVKELLSTKDSIPDELEAIFAASIKIDNICRKNEENRPKKAPAKSPATVATTSTTTTQRVRLSEDPNYVTPEERDRRRASGLCVKCGQKGHGIKQCPNGWKATVKEVAKIAKDVESGKD, encoded by the coding sequence atggaaccagagctgtCCCctaccgctctcctcgaggctatcacagccctcacagccacagttgggtccctacaggaccaaatccgcgcccaaagccaacaaatcactgagcttagggccatatgcaaggaaacagcggacctccttggggataaggatcaaggagtcccccaaaccaagcctggcccatcgactgggcctgtcactccccctacccacacagggggagaagcccacactccaggcacggttaggcctgggctcaaggccccattcaggccatcaagagGTACGGGATTTGATTCCGAAGAAGACAAAGAGCCAaggcgccccaaaaaggagcctcagggaacgcctagaaggcaccttgggtccctcaccccctttgatgctgggtccagcgtaaagagacccaagatggacctccccgacccttacaagggagacaccaggggccgcaaagccacccaatggctggatcaaatgatgctctgggttgccctACATAGGGACcagtttgacaaggaggagcaaatgGTTGTATGGATCCTATACCATATGACCAATAAAGCCGCTGATTGggctctccccatcattggggccatcatcaagggcgaagGCAAcacccccaccaccatccaggccttaacggccaaattcaaagaagcattTGCCGATCCCAACGCCAAGCAAGCCGCCGCTAGAAAAATTGCGGTTCTCTCCCAAacaaccaccacctccgagtacgtcacggagttccgcaatctcatggcggaattggactggaacgaggaggcctatattgcgcagttcacgcgaggcctccactggaaggtcaaggaactactatcaaccaaggatagtaTTCCCGATGAACTCGaggcaatttttgcggcctctattaagattgacaacatttgccgcaaaaatgaggagaaccgtcCCAAAAAGGCACCCGCCAaatccccggccaccgtagccaccacttccaccactaccacccaacgggtccgcctctcAGAGGACCCAAACTATGTcacaccggaagaaagggatcgccgccgcgcgtctggcctttgtgtcaagtgcggtcagaaGGGACACGGAATCAAGCAATGTCCCAACGGATGGAAAGCCACAGTCAAAGAAGTGGCTAAGATCGCCAAGGATGttgagtcgggaaaagattga